Proteins encoded together in one Undibacterium sp. CCC3.4 window:
- a CDS encoding ABC transporter permease: MSAAVRQKWRGAATGLIVPVLLIALWQSVTTLGWVNPQILPSPWAVLLKWLEYAAPSAPYDAANSSWLAWAVSGELIGDTIGSMGRVLSGFFIGAALALPLGLGMGASARVYAWLNPLLQVLRPIPPIAYIPLSILWFGLGNPPAIFLIAIGAFFPVLMNTVAGVRQVDSIYIRAARNLGAGPATLFLRVMLPAAVPYILAGVRIGIGTSFIVVIVSEMIAVNNGLGFRILEAREYFWSDKIIAGMLSIGMLGLAIDLAVNRLNNYLLRWHRGLEH, translated from the coding sequence ATGAGCGCAGCGGTGCGGCAGAAATGGCGCGGCGCGGCGACCGGCTTGATTGTCCCGGTGCTGCTGATCGCGCTGTGGCAGAGCGTTACCACGCTAGGCTGGGTGAATCCGCAAATCTTACCGTCACCCTGGGCGGTGCTGTTGAAATGGCTGGAATATGCCGCCCCGAGCGCGCCCTACGACGCGGCGAACTCGAGCTGGTTAGCGTGGGCCGTGTCGGGTGAACTGATCGGCGACACCATAGGCAGTATGGGGCGCGTGTTGTCGGGCTTTTTCATCGGCGCGGCGCTGGCGCTGCCGCTGGGTTTGGGGATGGGCGCGAGTGCGCGCGTGTATGCCTGGCTCAATCCCTTATTGCAGGTGCTAAGGCCGATTCCGCCGATTGCGTATATCCCTTTATCGATACTGTGGTTCGGACTCGGCAATCCACCGGCGATTTTTCTCATCGCCATCGGGGCTTTTTTTCCAGTGCTGATGAATACGGTTGCCGGTGTGCGGCAAGTTGACAGTATTTATATCCGCGCTGCCCGTAATCTTGGTGCCGGACCAGCCACGCTGTTTCTGCGCGTGATGTTGCCAGCAGCGGTGCCGTATATTTTGGCCGGCGTGCGCATCGGCATCGGCACCTCTTTTATCGTGGTGATCGTGTCAGAAATGATCGCGGTCAATAATGGTCTCGGTTTCCGTATTCTGGAAGCACGTGAGTACTTCTGGTCCGATAAAATCATTGCTGGGATGTTAAGCATAGGCATGCTTGGTTTGGCGATTGATTTGGCGGTGAATCGACTCAATAACTATCTGTTGCGTTGGCATCGCGGCTTGGAGCACTAA
- a CDS encoding ABC transporter substrate-binding protein, which translates to MFKKILLVWLACAGAAQADETIRLGNLKFAHYGAVSYIKEIAPKCGIKVDERVFPKGLDAMQAVIAGELDIAAVSSEAVISARASGTPIFLVAGFARGGVRLVGRSDLGMKTVNDLKGKKVGVTRGGIQDILLAAELAGAGLTYSDQAGKDVQIIYLGFPDLNQALMGKNIDAMMQSEPYSSQSLSKGYGQEIIKPYDTPIGEPVRTMVMTEKFYKDHRPAAEKFMRCFVEATKLFIDNPALAEKYVRENMFKGQVSHEDFVNAIGNSPYTYDITAEHIQITTDLMQKYGVGKMLKPPLAKDWVKTDLLEQAKRSLNVK; encoded by the coding sequence ATGTTTAAAAAAATATTACTGGTATGGCTAGCCTGTGCCGGTGCCGCCCAAGCCGATGAGACGATACGGCTGGGTAATCTGAAATTTGCCCACTATGGTGCGGTGTCATATATCAAAGAAATCGCGCCGAAATGCGGTATCAAGGTCGATGAACGGGTGTTCCCCAAAGGCCTCGATGCGATGCAGGCGGTGATTGCCGGTGAACTCGATATCGCGGCGGTGTCGTCGGAAGCGGTGATTTCAGCGCGCGCCTCTGGTACGCCGATCTTTTTGGTAGCCGGTTTTGCCCGAGGTGGCGTGCGTTTAGTCGGGCGCAGCGATCTCGGTATGAAAACGGTGAACGATTTAAAGGGTAAAAAAGTCGGCGTTACGCGCGGCGGCATTCAAGATATTTTGCTGGCGGCCGAATTGGCCGGTGCCGGTTTGACGTATTCCGACCAGGCCGGCAAAGATGTACAAATCATTTATCTCGGTTTTCCCGATCTGAACCAAGCTTTGATGGGGAAAAACATCGATGCGATGATGCAGTCGGAACCGTATTCTTCGCAATCCTTGAGCAAGGGCTATGGCCAGGAAATCATCAAACCGTATGATACGCCGATCGGCGAGCCGGTGCGCACGATGGTGATGACGGAGAAATTTTACAAAGATCATCGACCGGCGGCGGAGAAATTCATGCGCTGTTTCGTTGAGGCGACCAAGTTGTTCATCGATAATCCAGCCTTGGCCGAGAAATACGTGCGCGAAAATATGTTCAAGGGCCAAGTCAGTCATGAAGACTTCGTTAATGCCATCGGTAACTCGCCGTACACTTACGATATCACGGCCGAGCATATACAAATCACCACCGATTTGATGCAAAAATACGGCGTCGGTAAAATGCTCAAGCCACCGCTGGCGAAAGACTGGGTCAAGACCGATTTACTGGAACAGGCTAAACGCAGCCTCAACGTTAAATGA
- a CDS encoding flagellar protein FlaG, whose product MEIDQLTSTVASTSLNAFSTSKLAAGNGAADSAIVAPTAPPPAATTQSAASDAASLKQSAASLNKNAQPQFGRIEFSVDTQSDKMVLQVVDQETKQVLLQIPSKEALALSRSVADGGSLIRASA is encoded by the coding sequence ATGGAGATTGATCAACTGACGAGTACTGTTGCTTCGACGTCATTGAACGCATTCAGTACCAGCAAGCTGGCTGCTGGCAATGGGGCCGCTGACTCAGCCATTGTCGCGCCAACCGCGCCGCCACCGGCGGCAACGACACAAAGCGCGGCCAGCGACGCCGCTTCACTCAAGCAATCAGCCGCGAGCCTGAATAAAAATGCACAGCCGCAGTTTGGTCGCATCGAGTTCAGTGTCGATACGCAATCGGACAAGATGGTCTTGCAAGTCGTCGACCAAGAAACCAAGCAAGTGTTGTTGCAAATTCCATCTAAAGAAGCGCTGGCACTGTCACGCAGCGTGGCTGACGGCGGCAGTTTGATCCGCGCCTCGGCCTGA
- a CDS encoding ABC transporter ATP-binding protein yields the protein MTASPIQITAVNKVFGTAESAVVALRDINLTIAAGQFVCLLGPSGCGKSTLLNAIAGFSLPSTGQIVVNGVTVSEPGPDRGMVFQEYALFPWMTVAQNIAFGLEIKGIAARTIAARVAELATMLGLSDFLQRFPKDLSGGMRQRVAIARVLALDAPVMLMDEPFGALDALTRRNLQDELLRIWVELKKTIIFVTHSIEEAIYLADRVIVMTYRPGTVKRDVLIDLPRLRDPSAPEFNQLKRELGQLVMEEQQRHHQDELKMAALD from the coding sequence ATGACAGCCTCTCCGATACAAATTACCGCCGTCAACAAGGTGTTCGGCACGGCAGAGTCGGCCGTGGTGGCACTGCGTGACATCAACCTCACGATCGCCGCGGGTCAGTTCGTTTGCCTGCTCGGCCCATCGGGCTGTGGCAAATCGACTCTACTCAATGCGATTGCCGGGTTTTCCTTGCCGAGCACGGGCCAGATCGTCGTCAACGGCGTCACGGTGAGCGAGCCGGGGCCTGATCGCGGCATGGTGTTTCAGGAATATGCCTTGTTTCCATGGATGACGGTGGCACAGAATATTGCCTTCGGCCTCGAGATCAAAGGGATAGCTGCGCGCACGATTGCCGCTCGCGTGGCCGAACTGGCAACGATGCTCGGCTTGTCTGACTTTTTACAACGTTTCCCGAAAGATTTGTCGGGCGGCATGCGCCAACGCGTCGCGATCGCGCGCGTGCTGGCACTCGATGCGCCGGTGATGTTGATGGATGAACCCTTCGGTGCTCTCGATGCTTTGACACGTAGAAACCTGCAGGATGAATTATTGCGTATTTGGGTAGAGTTGAAGAAAACCATTATTTTCGTCACGCACAGCATCGAAGAGGCGATTTATCTGGCGGATCGGGTGATTGTGATGACGTATCGTCCCGGTACCGTGAAACGCGATGTCTTGATCGATTTGCCGCGCTTGCGCGACCCTTCTGCGCCGGAATTCAATCAGTTGAAGCGCGAATTGGGTCAGTTGGTCATGGAAGAGCAGCAACGTCATCATCAAGATGAGTTGAAGATGGCGGCGCTGGATTAA